In uncultured Treponema sp., one genomic interval encodes:
- a CDS encoding extracellular solute-binding protein — translation MKKIRLFTALFACVALLSGCSKKNQAEKQVIIYSNADDEAVVSVKKALDENGFAGKYIFQSFGTSELGGKLFAEGSDIEADLVTMSSFYIESAQQMDNMFKDLTFQADSTVAHPAFYTPLLALQGAVIVNTKLLNEDKIPCPKSIKDLGNPEYKNLVSVVDPMGSTTAWLMVQALISEYGEDDAKEVLKEIYKNAGPHLELSGSGPIKKIRSGEVAVGFGLRHQAVRDKKAGLPIDFVDPVEGNFSLTESVAVINKKKYNPLAMEMAECIIKNARANIIKDYPVVLYKGETVDAENQATNSKVFPETLTTELLRKHQELSESCK, via the coding sequence ATGAAAAAAATCAGACTTTTTACCGCGCTTTTTGCGTGTGTTGCATTGCTTTCTGGCTGTTCAAAGAAAAATCAGGCGGAAAAGCAGGTTATTATTTATTCAAATGCAGATGACGAGGCGGTTGTTTCCGTAAAAAAGGCGCTTGATGAAAACGGATTTGCTGGAAAATACATTTTTCAGTCGTTTGGAACAAGCGAGCTTGGAGGAAAGCTTTTTGCCGAAGGTTCAGACATTGAGGCGGATCTTGTTACAATGAGCTCTTTCTATATTGAAAGTGCCCAGCAGATGGACAATATGTTCAAGGATTTGACTTTTCAGGCAGATTCGACGGTTGCGCATCCTGCATTTTATACTCCGCTGCTTGCCCTTCAAGGTGCTGTGATTGTGAACACAAAACTTTTAAATGAAGACAAGATTCCTTGTCCAAAAAGCATAAAAGATTTGGGAAATCCCGAATATAAAAATCTTGTGAGCGTTGTTGATCCTATGGGAAGCACAACCGCATGGCTTATGGTTCAGGCTCTTATCTCTGAATATGGTGAAGACGACGCAAAAGAAGTCCTAAAGGAAATCTATAAGAACGCAGGTCCGCACCTTGAACTTTCAGGTTCCGGCCCGATAAAGAAAATCCGTTCCGGTGAAGTTGCAGTTGGATTTGGACTAAGACATCAGGCTGTGCGCGACAAAAAAGCCGGACTTCCTATTGATTTTGTTGACCCAGTTGAAGGAAATTTCTCACTTACAGAATCCGTTGCTGTAATCAACAAGAAAAAATACAATCCGCTTGCTATGGAAATGGCGGAATGTATCATCAAAAACGCGCGCGCAAATATCATCAAGGACTACCCGGTTGTTCTGTACAAAGGCGAAACCGTTGATGCCGAAAATCAGGCGACAAACAGCAAAGTTTTCCCGGAAACCCTCACAACAGAACTTCTTAGAAAGCACCAGGAACTCAGCGAAAGCTGCAAGTAA